In a genomic window of Nostoc sp. UHCC 0870:
- a CDS encoding recombinase family protein, with amino-acid sequence MKSIAYIYTDPLLETSPVSIDWGREVDLVYADLGMRSQLQQLLIDCKTESVDCLLVRRLEELGDNVEEVSDRLMQLEAMGVAVIATEQAYNSATSHLRADLLKLLHEIQLQQRSRRIRQGHARNRLEAAPPPGKPPYGYRRGKGKYTIDRSTSPVVKDFFDHFLLYGSLRGAVRHLGKKYGKKISVTTGKRWLTNHVYRGDTAYHNGEIISDTHIAIISREEAAQVDRILRRNSRLPSRAASAPRSLAGLVVCQQCQSHTTITRVTQRHQDQEYLYLRPISCPQSPKCRAIAYQEILERTIEKVCCDLAPAVAGLNSPQLDGVKSSIGDAIARQQEILEQLPTFIETGVLDTETAKLRAYKLRTEISTLQAKLATLPPVNLLSVAQAVSIPQFWLDLSEAERRFYFREFITQIEIVRQNQDWDLQVIFIF; translated from the coding sequence TTGAAAAGTATTGCCTACATTTACACTGATCCTTTATTAGAAACCTCTCCCGTGTCAATTGATTGGGGACGAGAGGTGGATTTGGTGTATGCGGATTTGGGTATGCGATCGCAGTTGCAACAACTACTAATAGACTGCAAAACTGAATCAGTAGATTGTCTGCTGGTGCGTCGTTTGGAAGAATTGGGGGATAATGTAGAGGAAGTAAGCGATCGCCTAATGCAACTCGAAGCTATGGGTGTGGCTGTCATCGCTACAGAACAAGCCTACAACTCAGCAACTTCTCATCTACGTGCAGATTTACTGAAATTACTCCATGAAATTCAACTCCAGCAACGTAGCCGGCGCATCCGTCAAGGACACGCCCGTAATCGTCTTGAGGCTGCACCACCTCCCGGTAAACCGCCCTACGGTTATCGCCGGGGTAAGGGTAAATACACCATAGATCGCAGCACATCGCCAGTAGTGAAGGATTTTTTCGATCACTTTTTACTCTACGGTTCTCTTAGGGGTGCTGTGCGTCATTTAGGGAAAAAGTATGGTAAGAAAATTTCTGTGACTACTGGTAAGCGGTGGTTGACTAATCACGTCTATCGGGGTGATACGGCTTATCACAATGGGGAAATTATCTCTGATACCCATATTGCGATCATTTCTAGAGAAGAAGCCGCCCAAGTTGACCGAATTCTCCGCCGGAATAGTCGTTTACCATCTCGCGCGGCTAGTGCGCCGCGTTCTTTGGCGGGGTTGGTTGTCTGTCAGCAGTGTCAGTCACACACGACAATTACCCGTGTAACTCAACGCCATCAAGATCAGGAATATCTATATTTACGCCCCATTAGTTGTCCACAAAGTCCCAAATGTCGGGCTATTGCTTACCAAGAAATTTTAGAACGCACCATTGAAAAGGTGTGCTGTGATTTAGCCCCAGCCGTAGCCGGGTTGAATTCGCCCCAGTTAGATGGAGTTAAGAGTAGTATAGGAGATGCGATCGCTCGTCAGCAAGAAATCCTCGAACAGTTACCTACTTTCATAGAAACTGGTGTTTTAGATACAGAAACAGCAAAGTTAAGGGCTTACAAACTCCGTACAGAAATCTCTACACTCCAAGCCAAGTTAGCCACTCTCCCCCCAGTCAATTTATTATCTGTAGCGCAGGCGGTGTCAATTCCCCAATTTTGGCTAGATTTATCAGAAGCAGAACGACGATTTTACTTTCGAGAATTCATCACACAAATCGAGATTGTCCGGCAAAATCAAGATTGGGATTTGCAGGTAATTTTTATTTTTTAA
- a CDS encoding VOC family protein, which yields MQITQSLHTAILVTDLERAEKFYGQVLGLSKIDRTLKYPGAWYQVGNYQIHLIVASDVPTEKPNDKWGRNPHVAFSVADLDAAKQELLHQNYPIQASASGRAAIFVKDPDGNVIELSGG from the coding sequence ATGCAGATTACTCAGAGTCTCCACACAGCTATTCTCGTGACTGACTTAGAACGGGCGGAAAAGTTCTATGGACAGGTTTTGGGGTTATCCAAAATCGACCGCACTTTAAAATATCCTGGTGCATGGTATCAAGTGGGTAACTATCAAATCCACCTGATAGTTGCATCCGATGTACCGACAGAAAAACCCAACGACAAATGGGGACGCAATCCCCACGTTGCTTTCTCGGTTGCAGATTTAGACGCAGCCAAACAAGAATTACTCCATCAAAATTATCCCATACAAGCCAGTGCTTCTGGTCGTGCTGCTATCTTTGTCAAAGATCCAGATGGGAATGTGATTGAACTGAGTGGGGGATAG